DNA sequence from the Callospermophilus lateralis isolate mCalLat2 chromosome 2, mCalLat2.hap1, whole genome shotgun sequence genome:
ATTATGTAAGCAAGGATAAATCAATTTTTTAAgacttgaaattattttatttattttatttgtactcTCTGTATATAATCTGACACATTCATAAGATtattatttcttataatattttaaCTTGAATATGAAggaaaggtaaaatttttatttagtttttatgctCAACTCTATTTTATATTGACTATGACCAGTGAAGAATACCTAACAAGACTGAAAAATAGAGATGAGGACTTTTCTCATATAAAgtaaaagagaaaattgagcaaatgcatttcactatttttaaaatcaataaaataaataaataaatacattgcaATAGTCACGCAGTGGAAAACACTACAGAGATAAATTGAAAAGCAAATAAACCAGAATTTCATGAGTTAGCatgatatattttctttaaaagtttaATAATAAAATTTCAGAAAAGAGCATATACTACAATATCTAATTTAAATaaggtgttttattttgtttggtttggtttggtttggtactgGAACTTGAATCCACAGATGCTTTATGGTTGATTTACATcccagtatttttttatttttttaaaattttgagacagggtcttgctatgttccctagagccttgctaaatttctgaggttggcctcaaacttttcaTCCTCCTGACTCTACCTTCTGagtgtctgggattacaggcatgaacctggctaaaatacatttttaaaatatgcaaaaaaaaaaaaaaacctaactcagAATGTGTTGTGTGGGCATCTACAGAGTGAATACAAATTATAAACATCTCAGGAAATGGTGACCAGCAAAGCCAGCTCAGTGCCTAACTCCAGAGATAGGAGGTGAAGATGGTTGGGGAACAGCACACAGGGTTTTCATCCAATTGAATGATATCATGTTGCTTAAAATGAATAGTTACTATACTGTCATTCATTGTAATAATCTCTATGCCTTTGGTGTATCTGAATTattttacaataaaatatttaaaataaaaaaagaaaacatatggtACAAATATTATTCTCATCTAAAAATAACTGGGAGTTAAATTGTATTTAATGGTTTTACCAAATATCCACTAAATATTATATAATTCTGAGACAGTAATTGCAGTAAGTTTTCATGATTAAATTTACCTGAAATGTGAAATTTTGTTAGATCTAGACCCTTATTCTGGTGTTACAAAGTATTTTGGGAATTGCTCAAGTCTGCTATTTAAGTTTTAAAGGGCAAAAACTTAATAATATAATTTATCGCCACATGAAAAATGTTGCTTATCAATAAAAATCAAACCTTGAAAAGCAATACACAATTTTTGTTCTcaagaatttaattatttttataagtgTAATCTACATCAATCATTAACAATAAACAATACTAGCAGACACATCATTACAGTAATTGTGATGAACCAGAGGTGTACCCAATTGTGACCTGGACTGGTGACAAATGCATGAGAAGTAAGCTGTTGGTTTCAGGAGGCCATTCCCGGTGGGGAAGCTGTGAGAATGAAGACAAGAACACAGGGATAGACACAGAATTCTAGAGATAGTATGCAGACTATTTCACCCAGCATGGCATATACCTTTCTCGTGGATTTTAATagatgttaaaatattttatgatttgtgtatgctttacatattttattttgtccATGTTTTAATCTGTACATTGTAATTCTGTATAACAGTTGGTTCATTGTTACACAGTCATGCATACATGcaatacaacaatataatttggtcaatatgaTTTCCCATATTTCCTCTTTCCTTATCACCCCCTCCctccattttgttcttctactcttCTGGTCTCTGttctattttcatgaaatccatcagcaacatttattttttctctctagttttcacatataagagaaaacatatgatcctTGATTTTCTGAATTTGACTTGTATTGCTTAATAGAATGCTCTGAAGTTGCAtctatttttctgcaaatgacataaatTCATTCTTCCTTATGACAGAATAAAACTCcagtgtgcatatataccacatccTCTTTATCTATGCATCCATTAATAAACACATAGGCTGATTCCACAATTTGGCCAATGCaatttgtgcttctataaacataggTATGTGTGTATCACTACTATAGTGGCTGCTTTAAAGTCTCAGAATAAATACTGAGgactggtatagctgggtcatatggtgcttccattcctagttttaatatggtcattttaataatattaattctgcctacccatgagcaaggtagatctttccatcttctaagttcttctgtttctctgctgggagccatcagccaagtaggtatgacaatttccttgccagcatacccccatgtttctttagtggaaggactcatggaaataggacattttgcaggacattgcatgtaaggtgaccttgctcaaggaccagggcggatccgtgtttagggtgttcctggtttagcataatatgagattagggtgttccccgtttagaatagggcgtatcctgctgcctgagttcctcttgagttcttagggtcagacagtatatttgggagacagaagcccaggaggtgtggatttgggcagagaacgtggatttccccagaacgtgtttgtagaaggccggtgtaagatcgggaataaagaattgctgtttgaatctacaagctgtgtggaggctcgtgatttgtgcccagccagagactgcggcatttctctctttagggtttcatagttttcattgtatagacctttcacctcttttgttaagttgattcccaagtattttattttattttttgaggatattgtgaatggggtaggtttcctcatttccttttcagaggatttgtcactgatatacaggaatgcctttgagttatgcgtgttgattttatattctgccactttgctgaatttatttactaattctagaagtttctcagtagagttttttgggtcttctaggtatagaatcatatcattagcaaatagtgctagtttaagttctttttttccctatagttattcctttaatttctttcatctgtctaattgctctgaccagtgtttaaagaactatgttgaataaaagtggtaagagagggcatccctgtcttgttccagattttagagggaatgccttcagtttttctctgtttagaatgttggtgacctgaggcttagcatagataacttttacaatgttgagttaagttcctgttatccctagtttttctagtgttttgaacataaaggggtgatgtattttatcaaatgctttttctgcatttatcaagatgatcatgtggttcttgtctttaagtctattgatgtgatgaattacatttattgatttccatatgttgaaccaactttgcatcccggggataaatcccacttgatcatggtgcacggtatttttgatatgtttttgtatccgatttgctaggattttattgaggatttttgcatctatattcattagagatattgttctgaagttttctttctttaaagcgaCTTtgactggttttggaatcagggtgatattggcctcgtagaatgaatttgaaagtactccctctttttcttttttctgaaatagattgaagaatattggtattagttcttctttaaaggttttataAAACTTGGCTGTatatctgtctggtcctgggcttttcttgggtggtaatcttttgatggtttcttctatctgataagaaaagacatatagagactgaaggtgaaaggttgggaaaaatcatatgactcacatggacctcagaagcaagcaggggtgtccatactcatatcaaataaaatagacttcaagccaaagttaatcaaaagggataaagaaggacactacatactgctaaagggaaccattcaccaacaagacataacaatcatgaatatatatgccccaaacaatggtgcagctatgttcatcaatcaaactcttcttaagttcaagagacaaatagaccacaacacaataatcttgggtgattttaacacacctctttcactactggacagatcttccaaacaaaagttgaataaagaaactataaaacaattagtaacttagacttaattgacatatatagaatatatcaaccaacatcaagtggatatactttttttttctcagcagcacgtggatccttctctacTTTTAAATGTCAAAAACTTGTATACAGAAAAGCATAAAGAACctatgaataagaaaaaaaatattgttggaaatatttttattcttgagCCTAGTTTTAGAGCACAAAGTCAGCATAGCAATTCAATTGATTTTACACATTTGCAATTCACAAAATCAACTCTatttataataacaaaaaataataaaatgctaaGGAATTAACTAATTAAAAGCAATAAAAGTCATTATACattcattgaaaaaaaatttcaatagaGTTGTTATAAGGGTTTCATGAAGATGCAACAGGAAAAGAATGAGTTTTTCTGAACAATTATGGACAAGATAACTACATGCACAGAAttaatttaaaactgtttctcaTAGCACCcacaaaaaattaactcaaaataagtCATAGGACTAAATGTAAGGCATAATagcaatattagaaaaaaatattctaaataaTTGTGGCTTTGGATTTGATATAAATTTCTTAGATAAGTGCCAAAACCAGAGACTACCATAGCAAAAAATAAAGTGAATATCATGATAAAGTTTACAGATAGGCCTTTAAAGAACAACATGAAGAAAGGGATTTTATGACAGTGTATAAAACTGGGAATATACTTTCAATGTATATTTAATTTCTTGGATACTAATATCAAGGAAGAGTTTGTGGTCAGGATCCATAATGAACACTTAACAATTTAACAATGAAAAGGTCAAGAACCTATTTTTAAAAGTCAGAGAATTTTAATAGACATTATATCTAAGAAAGATACGTGGATGACTAATAAATACGTAAAATAAGTTTATTATCattaattgttaagaaaattcaaatgaaaTCACAGTGATAAAACATTTCACACTGCATTAATGAGCTTTTCACTATTGTGACCAAAAAGATCTGATAAGAATTATTTTAGgttaggaaaagtttatttggggctcatgattCCAGAGTTCTCAGTCTACAGATGGCAGCTCcaatgctctgggcctgaggtgaggcagaacatcagagCAGACAGGCATGATGGAGGGAAGTGACTCATGACATGGAATTCCATAAGGAAAGacaggggagagagagagcaagctGCTTACTAGGAtcaaaatttatactccagtatCATGCTTCCATTGACCTGCCTCCTCAAGTCACAACCTACcagtctacagttaccacccaattatCTCTATCAGGGGGCTAATACACTTATTAGATTAAGGCTCTTATATCCCAAATGTTTAACCTCTAAACttctttgcattgtctcacaagtaAGGTTTTACAGATTACCTAGTATCTAAATCTAAATAACACACATCCATCAGGAAACTAATGATCAAAACTAGAGATTaaaaacaagtgttggcaagaatgagAAGAATTGTGAACCTGTATCCATTTTATCCAttactggtggaactgcaaaataGAACAAACTGAGGAAAACAGTTGTGGCAGTTCTTCAAATTCTGAAATGTAGAGTTACCTCCTGGCCCAGAAATTTCACTGCTATGTAAAGTACTCtcaagaaatgaaaaatacatcCATAACAAAAAGTTGTATGTGAATGTCCAGAGCAGCTCTGCTTATGAGAGCCAAGCAGtgaaagccactcaaatgctcattcaggaatgaatagataaataaaatgtagcaTATTCTTATAATGGAacattattcttcaataaaaagtCACTGAGATATGGCACATCATGAAGGCACCTGAAACTCTTCAAGTGAAACAATGCATATAGAAATGAGCATACATTGTATGATTCCATTGATTCAGAGTATCACAACGGGAAAATTCACAGGGACAGAAAGTAGCTTAGTGTCTTTCAGGGACTGTGGGCACTGAGGGGCTGAATGGGACTGCTGATGGGCATAGGTTTTTGTTTGGGATGTGATGAAGTTGttctataatttaaaaacaatGATATGTGCGTAACTAAGTTTCTTCCATACTTAATTGTAAATTCATTACAGTGCTGGCACAGTGTCTTGCATATCACAAGTCTCAATAAATGATGAGCAATAAATTTACTGTAAGAAGCACAGACATGGGTTAATACAAATtcaaaatgaatgaacaaagctCTCACCCTGCCTGAGTTGAAGCAGTTAAACcaaaaagggtttattatggtttCACACTGCACAGGACAGGAAGGTAATATGGGAATATGTGCTCACCAGATATGTAGTCTTACAATGAAAATAGGAAGAGACATAAGCAACCATGTCATCTCCTGAGACAGAAATTGCAACAAAAGATTCTAATAGTCAAGGTCTGGGATTCAGACATACTCCTCCCTTTCTCAGAGTGTCCAGTGTTGTGTATTTTTCTTCTCAGTTGCTCTGGAAGAAAAGGATTTTGATGATATGAGGAAGTATCAGACCAAAGGTATCGTTTGCATCACTAATCCTGATCTCTGCTGAAGTTCCAGCCCAAAGCTACTTGCCACTTGGCAAAAGTTGGTTGATGTGATGATTTTATATGCTGCGTAGAGATAATCAGAGTCTGATTAGGAACAAACAAATATAATGACCTCTCACTGGAGTCTCATCTCACAAGTGCCTACTCTGAGGATAATAAAAAATTAGGATTTTCTTTTCTCACTTTGGTTCTCAAGTGTTTAGTATTTTCAATGTTCTTGTTTGactctggatttaaaaaaaaaaaactatatgaaaGGTATTGTTGGGTTTCTAGTGAATTTTATGACagtcatataaaattaaaaatttcaggaATATGTTGAGACACTTAATTGTCTAAAGTTATttcttttgaaagaaaaatataaaagtataatATATAAGCAAAGTTTCTAAGACTTGTTTCTATTTTCATTCACCTGTACTAATTATATTCAATTAATGTCATTGATCCATTAAACAGTATTTCTTACACATGAAATAAAAACAGCTTTCATTTAATTCTCTGCTAAAATTCTGTATATTGATACATACCTGCAAGAAGTGCCTAACAAGACTAGAATGGAAAAATGTCCTAATTTTTcctcatgaaaaaaaaagaaatttggagGAATAATTAAAATGTATCATTGAAGTTATTTTTATGTAAACTATTATGGagtaaaatttatttaataatttaccCAATGTTCataaatgttacataattttgaaACAACAAATTGGagtattttataattaaatttaCTCTGAAATTCATCATATTTTTTTCAAGATATGGACCTTTAATTTGATGTTTAAAAGTATTTGGGGGATTGTTAAAGTCTATCATTTAATTTTAAAGGGCAAAAATTTAGTAAAATCATTTGTAGTCCCATAACATATATTGTTCATCAATAATGATCAAACATTAGGACTGGAAATAGGATGTATATGTAACCAAAAGTTTTAATAATTGAAAATAACAAAACAGTATTTTTTCACAAGATAATATGATAAGCTTGTGTTATATTCTCATATacagtttttctttcatttctctggtgcaaatatattaatttcaaattaatttgtatATGTACACAAAGTTTTTCACCAGATTAGACATTTTTATAAGTAGAACCAATAAGCAATCATTAATAGTAAGTCAAACCAGTGGAGACATCATTATTTAATACGTGGATGAACCAGAGATGTGTCCATTTATTGCCTGGGGTGGTAAGAAATGCCTGAGAATTAAATACTTGTGTTTATACTTGAAAGATGTGAAAATATCCAAAGACAAAATGAAATCAGGAAGCTATGACAGGATAGGAAAGCTATGAGAATGAAGCTAAGTTCTTAGAAATAAGTAGAGTTTTTGAGGtagtatagggactttgttgcttgaTATGGCTTGCACCTTATTAGTAGATATTAAAAGATGTTAAAATAGTGTATTTttacattaatatttaatattctttatagatgaaatgttaatacaaaattttaaattctaGAGAACCAAATTAAGTCATCTCTGGTTAATACAAGCATTGAATAATGGTTCACTCCTGAAAGTCATTCTCTCTTTGTTCCTCAAAGACTAATACCCTGAGTCTTAGTTTGTCACGTTGCCAGATACCCACAGCATTTTTCAGCCCCTATTTCAGCTTCCAAGTCTGTCTGTGTGACTAAGTCCTTATCACAGCAATATAGGTAGAGGGGAGGTCCATTTTTTCCAGTCACTGTTGGGGGTAATTCCCTTCCCTTTCCATATGTGTCTGTTGGCCAGGTGGTGGAGCTGAAGGAAGTATCTGGATACAGCTGTATAGAAACATCATGTAGTGTAGTAGAGCAACAATTTAAAGGAAACAATACCTGTGATAAGCAACAGAACCACTCCTGATTCACCTTCTGGTTTAAGGCAACATTCTGTTTGTGTGTGGGGTGGTGGCACACACATGCAAGCAATGTTTTATGCCCATTAGATAAGACAGAtgattctaaaaataaaacataactgACTTGAAATGCTCATATTGGGTAAAGAAGCAGTGGAAAGTGCTCTGCCTGTGGGCATAGCATAACAGAGAGCTAGAGAGAGGCTCATGATGTTACTTGGAGGCATGAGGCTTGCCTCCTTCATGCAACATTTTTTCAAGGCTTTGAAGTTTAGAGGTGTAAGACAGAACATAACCCTGACATTTCATCTAGAAGCGGCTCCTACATAAAACAGATATATCTGGTCTCCATGAATCTTTGAGACTCTTTTATGGAGAGAGTAGGAGAAAATATCAGGAGAAGGCAGGGATGCTGACCAATTGATGGGTGCCATGAAGTCTACCGAGACTGACTAATGGGGACAATTACCTCTCAGGAGAACTAGTTTTCTTTCTGCTGTTTTCAAGAGTACCAGTAGGAACTTATTTGggcatgaaagaataaaagaatttgTTGGCAGCAATTCACCTTTTCAGCTCCCTTGAAGAATGCAATTGTACAAATTTAGTTTTCCTGTGTGAACAAATACTCCATATGAATGCAATAGTAAAAGAGTAACACCAGGTTTACAAAGCCAGGTATACAAAGTATTGACAGGTATGGCCACGTATACAAAGTATTGACAATATCAAAGGATATGACCAAAGCTATCTATTCTCTGAGTGAAACTAAATGAATATTGCCTGACAAGAGCCATGTTCTAGATGTATAAAGCATTATCAAGCCTCtggagggatttgaagaactcttaAGAATATTTAGAGGTAATACAGATTATTTGGGGGTAGATAGACTCTGGGGCCTCCAGGAGGAACACTGTCCTTCATGAGTCTACTAGGATTCTAATTTAACCTTGGTACCATTCTTCCAAACAATCAAGAACTCTCACTAATCCTATTTCTTGTGAATATTCATTGCTTTCTCTGGATCATTTCATTACCAAACAGCAAGGAATTGTAAATTTTTTctaaagcaaatttttttttttacaggaagTTTCTTTTTCCAAGAAACTTACTTAGGGCCACTTTGACATCCTTATTCCTCAGGCTATAGATCACAGGGTTCAGCATGGGCACAACAGTTGTATAAAACACAGAGGACACTTTCCCTTGGTCCATGGAACTGACTGACGATGGCTGGAGGTACGTGAATGCACCAGAACCGAAGAAAAGAGCAACAGCAGAGATGTGGGAGCTGCAGGTGCTGAAGGTTTTGGCTCTGCCTTCAGTGGAGCGAATGCGCAGGATGCTGGCTATGATGAAGATGTAGGAGCTAAGGATTATCAGGGttggaaaaaatatattaaatgcaCTGATGCACAGACCTACTATCTCATTTATGAAAGTACTGGAGCAGGAGAGCTCCAGTAGTGGATAAAGATCACAAGCATAATGATTTATCATAGCTTCACAGAAAAGCATGCTATGAATACAGGCTATATGAACTGTTGCACCAATCAAGCCCATGGTATACACCTCAAACACCATCCAGGAGCATACTTGATTAGACATGGTTACATTGTAAAGCAAGGGGTTACAGATGGCAACATAACGGTCATATGCCATTGCAGCCAACATGTGACACTCTGCAATTGCAAGAGCTGCAAAGAAGTAGAGCTGAGTCATGCATTCAGCGTAGGAGATGGTGTTTTTCTCTGTCACAAAGTTCACCAACATTTTGGGTGTGATCACAGTGGATTGACAGAGGTCAATGAAGGAGAGACTGCTGAGGAGATAGTACATGGGAGTGTGAAGGTAAGAGCTGAGCACAATCAGTGTGATCATGCCCAGGTTCCCCACCACTGTGAACACATAGATTcctaggaagaggaggaagaggggcagCTGGAGCTCTGGTTTGTCTGTTAATCCAGCGAGGATGAACTCAGTCACTGTAGAATGATTTCCTTCTGCCATTTTCTTCTgggatttctaaaaataaaatatattttttgtaatatatattattaatCTGTTGCACAATGAATTTTGAAACAGAGGTCAAGTTTTTTCAGCCATGTCCCTTGTTTTTCTACCAGTACTTCATCTGTGTCATCAAAGACCTTGGGATACCAGTAATGTGTGAATTCTAAATGAGTATCAAATAGAACTATCCATATTTTGTTTTGTGCTTTATGATTTGTTATTAATAGTACCTAGTCCTTTATCTCTCACAGAGCTGTTCTTATAACTAACAAATAactaataaagtaaaaataataaagcacCTACACAAATGTCCTCAGGTAATACTACTCTTAATTGCAAATGTATGAAAAACTGTATCCTAAACATTATTAAACAAAACAAGATATCTACTCTCTGCACTGTTTTTCTACATTATACTGAGTGGTGTTGCTAGGGCCATCAGCCTGGGACATGAAATTAAAAGATATCTGAATTGGAAAAAAGAGAAGTAACATTACTTCTATTAATGATATAATCTTCATTATGGAAAGGCCTGTAAAAAGTTGTATTAGCAGTAATTAAAATTTAAGCATGATTGTAGACAAAAAGTCCAACAGAATTTTATTCCTATAAACTTGCTGTGAACAATAAAAAATCATTTACAATaccatggaaaataataaaatacttaggaatcgatTAAAAAGACCAATTCAAGGCATTCGTTTAAAATTAGAAGCATTATAAATGTAATTAaagacaaatatatgaaaagacatTTTATCTTCATGAGATGAAGAAGAAACTTTCTCAAACTGTGAAATttctcaaaagtttttttttccctgcaaAAATCAGTGCATTTCCTATCAAAATCCAAGCTCTGTTATTTTCAGATCTTGAAAGGTTTGTCATAAAATTTCTATGACAATACAAGGAACTCAGGAAACTAAAGCaaatatgaaatagaaaaataaagttacatttccctcttcttaaaaatataaatataggtaAAAAATTTATGCAAAAATTTAGCATCTTTGGCaatcacagaaatgcaaataaaatctaCACTGAGGTCTTATCTCTCACCAGTTAAAATGCCAATCAttaataatgtaaaaaaattaaatgctatAAATATGAGACTGTTAATTAGTACAAATATTATGGAGATTCATATGGAGGTTCAAAAGAGTAGCAGTGAAACCACCAAATGgcccagctataccacttctgGATATTTATCCAGAAGAGTTCAAGCCCCATATTACAGTGATATATGCAAACACATGTTCATAACAGTGCAAGTgacaatggctacataaataaaccaacctaggtgtttgTCAACAGATGATTTAGTAAAGAAAATTTAATGGAGCTTATGCATATTTAACAGAATTTTAAAGTTTTAGTCTgcataaagaaataaattatgtcattagtagaaaaatagttgtaactggagaatatcatagaAAGTGAGGTAAGTCAGATGCATGAAGTGAATTTTTCTCTAACATGGAAACTAGAGggataagaagaaagaaaagggaagtagtaaaaataaaagaacatagAATAGAGTAGTTGAAGGTAATTGAGGGAGTGAGTGAGGAGAGGTGGGAAATGGGAGATTCTAGGAATGAAACAGACTAAATTATGCAAtgtgtatatattaatatttatctCAGTGAATTCCACTATTGTGTATAGTTACaattcaccaataaaaattaataaaaataataataaagtttgaAGGCTCACATTTACCCATTATAATACTTAGAACAAAGTTACAGTAAGACTGTGCTGTATTTTTGTAAGTATAGACATGCAtatcaattaaataaaattgaaaattcagaaataaattcACTTCTGTGATAAATTGGACTGTTGTGCTTCATaggaataaaatatggaaaaataagtttttaaacaTACGATTTAG
Encoded proteins:
- the LOC143391078 gene encoding olfactory receptor 8G50-like, producing MAEGNHSTVTEFILAGLTDKPELQLPLFLLFLGIYVFTVVGNLGMITLIVLSSYLHTPMYYLLSSLSFIDLCQSTVITPKMLVNFVTEKNTISYAECMTQLYFFAALAIAECHMLAAMAYDRYVAICNPLLYNVTMSNQVCSWMVFEVYTMGLIGATVHIACIHSMLFCEAMINHYACDLYPLLELSCSSTFINEIVGLCISAFNIFFPTLIILSSYIFIIASILRIRSTEGRAKTFSTCSSHISAVALFFGSGAFTYLQPSSVSSMDQGKVSSVFYTTVVPMLNPVIYSLRNKDVKVALSKFLGKRNFL